From the Chloroflexus aurantiacus J-10-fl genome, one window contains:
- a CDS encoding ABC transporter ATP-binding protein: MALLELQNVHTYYGKIHALKGISMRVDPGEIVTLIGSNGAGKSTTLRTISGLLKPRQGQITFKGQRIDTLPPHEIVKLGIAQAPEGRRIFPRLTVLENLEMGAFLYNTRSPEYQADLDRVLTLFPRLRERVSQKGGTLSGGEQQMLAIGRALMTRPQVLLLDEPSMGLAPVLVEQIFEIIQTINQQGTTVLLVEQNALQALSIAHRGYVLQSGEIVLEDTATNLRNNEMVQKAYLGLE, encoded by the coding sequence ATGGCGCTGCTGGAATTGCAGAATGTTCACACCTATTATGGCAAAATCCATGCCCTGAAGGGCATCTCAATGCGGGTTGATCCCGGAGAAATCGTTACCCTGATTGGCTCGAATGGTGCCGGTAAGAGTACGACTCTGCGCACCATTTCCGGCTTGCTGAAGCCGCGCCAGGGCCAGATTACGTTCAAAGGACAACGCATTGACACATTGCCACCCCACGAGATCGTAAAATTGGGGATTGCGCAGGCCCCGGAAGGCCGCCGGATCTTTCCACGGCTGACCGTGTTAGAGAATCTTGAAATGGGAGCTTTTCTCTATAACACACGCAGTCCCGAATATCAGGCCGATCTTGATCGGGTACTCACGCTCTTCCCTCGTCTGCGCGAACGGGTCAGTCAAAAAGGTGGCACCCTGTCAGGCGGTGAGCAGCAGATGCTGGCAATTGGCCGGGCACTCATGACCCGACCGCAGGTCCTGCTCCTCGACGAACCTTCGATGGGTCTGGCCCCAGTGCTCGTCGAGCAAATCTTTGAGATTATCCAGACGATTAATCAGCAAGGTACGACGGTCTTGTTGGTAGAACAAAATGCGTTGCAAGCGCTCTCTATTGCCCACCGCGGCTATGTGTTGCAGAGCGGCGAAATCGTGTTAGAGGATACGGCAACGAATTTGCGCAACAACGAGATGGTGCAGAAGGCGTATCTGGGTTTGGAATAA
- a CDS encoding response regulator transcription factor, which yields MDQPETILVVEDDSGLQELIRVRLEQEGYHVIQTISGLEAIKIIRQQRPDLVILDIMLPDLDGLTVCQKVREFASLPILMLTARTMPEDIITGLNQGADDYVIKPFNYDELLARIRALLRRVPATNRPLTVGNNLISIDQRKREVRVRGELVDLTPTEYQLLLVLAEHAGEVVTHEQLLRAVWGSEPMRDNDYLKVYIWHLRRKIEIDPRQPQLLLTEWGVGYRMEP from the coding sequence ATGGATCAGCCAGAGACCATTCTGGTCGTTGAAGATGACAGCGGTTTGCAGGAATTGATCCGGGTCCGCCTTGAACAGGAAGGGTATCACGTTATCCAGACCATCAGTGGTCTGGAAGCAATTAAGATTATCCGACAGCAACGACCTGATCTGGTCATTCTCGATATTATGTTACCCGACCTCGATGGGTTGACGGTTTGTCAAAAGGTGCGTGAATTTGCCTCGTTACCCATTTTGATGCTGACCGCCAGGACGATGCCCGAAGATATTATTACCGGGCTTAATCAAGGTGCCGATGACTATGTGATCAAACCGTTCAATTACGACGAACTGCTGGCCCGGATTCGTGCTTTACTACGGCGGGTACCTGCAACCAATCGCCCACTCACGGTTGGCAATAACCTGATAAGCATTGATCAGCGGAAACGAGAAGTGCGTGTACGGGGTGAACTGGTTGATCTCACCCCAACCGAGTATCAATTGCTTCTAGTACTGGCTGAGCACGCTGGCGAGGTTGTAACACACGAGCAATTGCTAAGGGCTGTATGGGGTAGTGAGCCGATGCGCGATAACGATTATCTCAAGGTATATATCTGGCATTTGCGGCGCAAGATTGAGATCGATCCGCGCCAGCCTCAGCTTTTGTTAACCGAATGGGGAGTCGGGTATCGAATGGAACCCTGA
- a CDS encoding redoxin domain-containing protein — protein MSNMNRPNYYSLLGITPDADQAAIDAAYAEQRQRYAPERVADLDDELRAVAQERLQTIERAYHVLRDPERRRQYDISQGLIPSTSRPVRRELSRREWLSVFAFSFIAVAVVAGVWIFTNRETLTGQAMGEVNRPAPDFTAPELRGGTIELSQYRGKVVVLNFWGTWCEPCKRELPALQQAYEQFSDQGLMVIGVNLTDDEQVNGQTIADVAAFLAQYGVTYPIALDTEGTITEAYRVFPLPTSFFITPDGQIRYVHIGELTLDDITARFTELRAASGGQTSQ, from the coding sequence ATGTCAAATATGAACAGACCAAATTACTATAGTCTGTTGGGGATAACCCCTGATGCCGATCAGGCAGCAATTGATGCCGCTTATGCTGAACAACGGCAGCGCTATGCACCGGAACGGGTTGCCGATCTCGATGATGAACTCCGGGCAGTGGCGCAAGAGCGGCTACAGACCATCGAGCGAGCGTACCACGTATTACGTGATCCTGAACGGCGGCGTCAGTATGACATCAGTCAGGGTCTGATACCATCAACAAGCCGGCCAGTCCGTCGTGAGCTGAGCCGACGCGAGTGGCTGAGCGTATTTGCTTTTTCATTCATAGCCGTCGCTGTGGTGGCAGGTGTGTGGATATTTACGAACCGGGAGACACTTACCGGCCAGGCGATGGGTGAGGTGAATCGTCCGGCACCTGACTTTACAGCCCCTGAATTGCGTGGTGGTACGATAGAGCTGTCTCAATACCGGGGAAAAGTCGTTGTCCTGAATTTTTGGGGAACCTGGTGCGAACCATGCAAGCGGGAGTTGCCGGCTTTGCAGCAAGCGTATGAGCAGTTTTCCGACCAGGGTTTGATGGTCATCGGTGTGAACCTCACCGATGATGAGCAGGTGAATGGACAAACTATTGCCGATGTGGCTGCGTTCCTGGCGCAGTACGGTGTTACATACCCGATTGCACTCGATACCGAGGGTACAATCACTGAAGCGTATCGGGTCTTTCCTCTACCCACCAGCTTCTTTATTACGCCCGATGGACAGATTCGCTATGTTCACATCGGTGAACTAACCCTCGACGATATTACAGCTCGCTTTACCGAATTGCGAGCAGCGAGTGGTGGTCAAACATCGCAGTAA
- a CDS encoding J domain-containing protein translates to MADYYEILQVHPKADAEAIRAAYERLRERYDPARLEGAADELVELARRRRDEIERAYQVLSDPRRRAEYDQQLKEQVQPSLPVPEVKADTLPVGEMDDDLIDFRPLPPARRQERPPGFNPQPYLSPRSKQATMTRGRVVQRQQPAWLLPSLVVAAATFSIVLGTLISTAVVAPPPAAPTTVATIVPPTPTLREILDQFEGQVIAARQVTDQVPDNPNAWINLGNALFDSVVYVREQLTNGNAEAQQIYQERLPRWLEAVDAYRKALELQPGNDVIRADIAASLCYYGLDTNNPQQAAEGLSEAEKALQAAPQNARVLLSHGICLVAVDPPQTERAIQQWQLVLSIPGVAPGLQLQAQILIDEYSQ, encoded by the coding sequence ATGGCTGACTACTACGAAATCCTGCAAGTTCATCCGAAGGCAGATGCCGAAGCTATTCGTGCCGCCTACGAACGATTACGTGAACGGTACGATCCTGCCCGCCTGGAAGGGGCGGCTGATGAGTTGGTCGAACTGGCGCGTCGACGGCGCGACGAGATCGAACGGGCGTATCAGGTGTTAAGCGATCCCCGGCGACGTGCCGAGTATGATCAACAGCTAAAAGAACAGGTTCAACCTTCGCTGCCAGTACCGGAAGTGAAGGCAGACACGCTGCCGGTTGGCGAAATGGACGATGATCTGATCGATTTTCGTCCCTTACCGCCGGCCCGTCGTCAGGAGCGACCACCGGGCTTTAATCCACAGCCATACCTTAGCCCACGTTCAAAACAGGCTACAATGACCCGTGGACGAGTTGTGCAGCGACAACAGCCGGCCTGGCTCTTACCATCGCTGGTTGTGGCGGCGGCGACCTTTAGCATCGTGCTCGGCACATTGATCAGTACAGCAGTGGTTGCACCACCACCTGCGGCACCGACAACAGTGGCAACGATTGTCCCACCCACGCCAACCTTGCGCGAAATTCTCGATCAATTCGAGGGGCAAGTGATTGCAGCTCGACAAGTCACAGATCAGGTGCCTGACAATCCGAATGCCTGGATTAACCTTGGTAATGCACTGTTCGACAGTGTGGTGTATGTACGTGAGCAACTGACGAATGGCAATGCCGAGGCGCAGCAAATTTATCAAGAGCGGCTTCCGCGCTGGTTGGAGGCGGTTGATGCGTATCGTAAAGCCCTCGAGCTGCAACCCGGCAACGATGTCATTCGCGCCGATATTGCCGCCAGTCTGTGTTACTACGGTCTCGATACCAACAATCCCCAGCAGGCAGCAGAGGGGCTGAGCGAGGCTGAAAAAGCACTTCAGGCAGCACCGCAAAATGCCCGTGTCCTGCTCTCGCATGGCATCTGCCTGGTTGCCGTCGATCCACCGCAAACCGAGCGCGCGATTCAACAGTGGCAGCTTGTCCTGTCCATTCCGGGAGTCGCTCCGGGACTGCAATTACAGGCTCAAATCTTGATTGACGAGTATAGTCAATAA
- the ccsA gene encoding cytochrome c biogenesis protein CcsA produces MYLFGTFLLMASLGMTLLAIISYGLVLRGQRVALSYARFGVYAALAGVLMSWTLLITVFLARRFDLDYVYNYSSRDLEFFFTIAASWAGQPGSFMIWLLWGSIASALLIRRTKHFESYVLMVVMAIQAAIIGFVLVLNPFQPLVDPNTGVALTPGDGRGLNPLLHNFWMIIHPPILFVGYALSMIPFAFALAALWRRDYDTWVKRALPWTLAAWAFLGLALLLGGYWAYETLGWGGYWGWDPVENLSLVPWLILTALIHGMLVQRTHGGLRKTNLVLGVATYITVFYATFMTRSGVYANFSVHSFVAEGIFEGLVGFQIFLLAVAIVSLLARWNDIPARPLSDKFFSRDSFFVLAIITIVMTALVVGIGTSMPVISAIPGVGHTLQEWMGRYFELDDGTLMNPQAQPFEDGRFSLAPSFYQRTVPPLGVVAIVLLIVGPLLGWRDANLSHLLRALRWPAVFAVIAAVVAMIINVRDLLSLAYVAGGVFAFGTNLVMIIRTLRGGWLRIGGYLAHLGFTVMAIGMVASSAYATPDTRLTLSPGESARLFGYEFIFNGYQLDDQQRGVLDLTVSDGSGTFSARPYLYFNQRMGATMQTPSIHSYLWHDLYISPAGYDPERDPSRPVLGVDQSAQMGPYTLTFRGFNIDREAMMRGEAKVGARVEVTYEGQTFEVEPRVEVVPNPTTNEGELQFIPVTLPGGHTLRLAELDPTNRMVLLEGSGPGLDDLPVVPAKAVIAVSVKPLVVLVWTGVIMMVIGGAIALVRRYLEGSLALAGARVRLPKALPELAAQLGWRGAGD; encoded by the coding sequence ATGTATCTCTTTGGTACGTTCCTCCTGATGGCCAGTCTGGGGATGACCTTGCTGGCGATTATCAGTTATGGACTAGTTTTACGTGGGCAGCGGGTAGCGCTTAGTTATGCCCGTTTCGGTGTCTATGCGGCGTTAGCCGGCGTGCTGATGTCGTGGACGCTACTGATTACGGTGTTTCTTGCCCGCCGCTTTGATCTGGACTACGTCTACAACTATAGCTCCCGCGATCTGGAGTTCTTCTTCACGATTGCGGCCAGTTGGGCCGGTCAACCAGGTAGTTTTATGATCTGGTTGCTGTGGGGGTCAATTGCCAGCGCGTTGCTGATTCGCCGTACCAAGCATTTTGAGTCGTATGTGTTAATGGTTGTTATGGCGATCCAGGCAGCGATCATTGGGTTTGTGCTGGTGCTCAATCCATTCCAGCCCCTGGTCGATCCCAATACCGGCGTCGCACTTACCCCAGGTGACGGTCGCGGTCTCAATCCGCTGTTGCACAACTTCTGGATGATCATTCACCCCCCAATCCTGTTCGTTGGCTATGCGCTTTCCATGATTCCCTTCGCATTTGCCCTGGCTGCGCTGTGGCGGCGCGATTACGATACATGGGTGAAACGGGCCTTGCCATGGACATTGGCGGCCTGGGCATTTCTGGGGCTGGCACTCTTGCTCGGCGGTTACTGGGCTTATGAGACGCTGGGCTGGGGTGGCTATTGGGGTTGGGATCCGGTTGAAAACTTGTCGCTGGTACCCTGGCTCATTCTAACCGCCCTGATCCACGGGATGCTTGTGCAACGCACCCACGGTGGTTTGCGAAAGACCAACCTCGTGTTGGGTGTGGCGACGTACATTACGGTGTTCTACGCTACCTTTATGACCCGCAGCGGGGTCTATGCTAACTTCTCTGTCCACTCATTTGTCGCCGAAGGGATTTTTGAGGGACTGGTTGGCTTTCAGATTTTCTTGCTGGCGGTTGCCATTGTCTCGTTGCTGGCCCGCTGGAACGATATTCCTGCCCGTCCACTTAGTGACAAATTCTTCTCGCGTGATAGCTTCTTCGTGCTGGCGATTATTACCATTGTCATGACCGCGCTGGTCGTTGGTATCGGCACCTCGATGCCGGTCATTTCGGCTATTCCTGGGGTAGGGCATACGCTGCAAGAGTGGATGGGGCGTTATTTCGAGCTTGATGACGGCACCCTGATGAACCCGCAGGCGCAACCGTTTGAAGATGGCCGTTTTTCGCTTGCCCCATCCTTCTACCAGCGCACAGTACCTCCACTCGGCGTGGTAGCAATCGTGTTGCTGATCGTTGGGCCACTCCTTGGCTGGCGCGACGCTAATCTCAGCCACCTCCTGCGTGCATTGCGTTGGCCGGCAGTGTTTGCAGTGATAGCGGCTGTCGTGGCCATGATTATCAATGTGCGCGATTTGCTCTCCCTGGCTTATGTTGCCGGTGGTGTCTTCGCGTTTGGAACGAACCTGGTGATGATTATTCGTACCCTGCGTGGTGGCTGGTTACGGATCGGTGGCTATCTTGCTCACCTCGGTTTTACAGTGATGGCGATTGGGATGGTTGCCTCTTCGGCCTACGCTACTCCCGATACTCGCCTGACGCTATCTCCCGGTGAGTCGGCCCGATTGTTTGGCTATGAGTTTATCTTCAACGGCTATCAACTTGATGACCAGCAGCGTGGTGTGCTCGATCTCACGGTGAGTGACGGATCGGGTACCTTCTCGGCTCGACCGTATCTCTACTTTAATCAGCGTATGGGCGCAACCATGCAAACGCCCTCGATCCACAGCTATCTCTGGCACGATCTCTACATTTCACCGGCAGGTTATGACCCGGAACGTGATCCTTCGCGACCGGTGTTAGGTGTGGATCAGAGCGCACAGATGGGGCCATACACGTTGACCTTCCGCGGGTTCAATATCGACCGCGAGGCAATGATGCGTGGTGAAGCGAAGGTTGGCGCCCGTGTCGAAGTTACTTATGAAGGCCAGACCTTCGAGGTTGAGCCGCGGGTGGAAGTTGTCCCCAATCCGACCACGAATGAAGGTGAGTTGCAGTTCATTCCGGTCACCCTACCCGGTGGCCACACCCTGCGTCTAGCGGAGCTTGATCCGACCAACCGCATGGTGCTTCTCGAAGGTAGTGGTCCCGGCCTGGATGATCTGCCGGTGGTGCCGGCCAAGGCTGTCATTGCGGTGAGTGTCAAACCGCTGGTTGTGCTGGTCTGGACTGGTGTTATCATGATGGTGATCGGCGGTGCAATCGCACTGGTACGGCGCTACCTTGAAGGTAGTCTGGCGCTGGCTGGTGCACGAGTACGACTACCCAAAGCGTTGCCGGAACTGGCGGCTCAACTGGGCTGGCGCGGGGCCGGCGACTAG
- a CDS encoding cytochrome c maturation protein CcmE: protein MAVATTPVRRGVAIKPLHVVGLGIILLAVVYGFFGFQDGFRAYTTSVDEAMSSTRSVQLAGFLGSTGEMDERGRFTFMLQDENGKLIKVISDDPRPANFEQAISIVAIGRYDPTEQAFMADDLLVKCPSKYQEMNQAKP from the coding sequence ATGGCTGTTGCAACTACTCCAGTGCGTCGTGGTGTCGCTATTAAGCCACTGCACGTTGTTGGTCTGGGAATTATTTTGCTGGCAGTCGTCTACGGCTTTTTTGGCTTCCAGGATGGCTTCCGTGCCTACACTACCAGTGTTGACGAGGCAATGAGCAGCACGCGAAGTGTTCAGTTGGCCGGCTTCCTGGGCAGTACCGGCGAGATGGATGAACGGGGTCGGTTTACCTTTATGCTGCAAGATGAGAATGGGAAACTGATCAAAGTCATCTCGGATGATCCGCGACCGGCAAATTTCGAGCAGGCGATTAGTATTGTCGCCATTGGCCGCTACGATCCGACCGAGCAGGCATTCATGGCAGATGATCTGTTGGTGAAATGCCCGTCGAAGTATCAGGAAATGAACCAGGCAAAGCCATAA
- a CDS encoding CcmD family protein: MDSAAIYVATAAVLSVWITIFIYLWRIDATARALKRELEREQDRSEPLPPVAEVSRVRETGIPDEPVERR; this comes from the coding sequence ATGGATAGCGCAGCAATTTATGTGGCGACAGCCGCTGTGTTGTCGGTCTGGATCACGATCTTTATCTATCTCTGGCGGATCGATGCGACTGCACGTGCGTTAAAACGTGAGCTGGAACGAGAGCAGGATCGCTCGGAACCGCTACCACCGGTGGCTGAAGTGAGTCGGGTGCGTGAAACCGGTATTCCTGACGAGCCGGTTGAGCGCCGTTGA
- a CDS encoding cytochrome c biogenesis protein produces the protein MTQRLAQMAKFGIGLWIAGVMIATFLIVPQYEGLGDAGRIVIVHVPTAWVSVIAFTISAIFSGLYLWRRRERDDHIAVAAAEAGLLFTFLATITGMIFSQVAWGIFWNWDPRQTSIFVLLLIYAALFALRAAIDDADRRRQLSAVYSLFAFVTMPFLFFVAPRIADSTLHPNCAFIQGSNCDGVVLEVGKVGLIGDQKVQLLGLERQGNLLVAEVKVSTPGLQSEAILYPSLDLVDGGMAARPEFPGSRFQLGLEEYNEATGAVRLNMEAPGTNLLENRRTLYVFLAANLGFTALFFWMLQIRSQVLNLQWAIAQRRA, from the coding sequence ATGACGCAACGGCTGGCACAGATGGCAAAATTTGGGATCGGCTTGTGGATAGCCGGTGTAATGATTGCCACCTTCCTGATAGTTCCCCAATATGAAGGATTAGGTGATGCTGGTCGAATTGTTATTGTCCACGTACCCACTGCGTGGGTTAGCGTGATTGCCTTTACGATCTCAGCCATCTTCAGTGGCCTCTACCTCTGGCGGCGGCGCGAGCGTGATGATCATATCGCGGTAGCCGCAGCCGAGGCAGGTCTCCTCTTCACCTTCCTGGCTACTATTACCGGCATGATCTTCTCGCAAGTGGCGTGGGGTATTTTCTGGAACTGGGATCCCCGCCAGACATCAATCTTTGTTCTTCTCCTCATCTACGCTGCCCTCTTCGCCTTACGCGCAGCGATTGACGATGCTGACCGGCGTCGTCAGCTCAGTGCTGTCTATTCACTCTTTGCATTTGTTACGATGCCGTTCCTCTTCTTCGTCGCGCCACGGATCGCCGATAGTACATTACACCCCAATTGTGCCTTTATTCAGGGCAGCAACTGCGACGGTGTTGTTCTGGAAGTGGGCAAGGTTGGGTTGATCGGCGATCAGAAGGTGCAGTTACTCGGCCTTGAGCGGCAGGGTAATCTGCTGGTGGCGGAAGTGAAGGTGAGTACGCCAGGTTTGCAGAGCGAAGCGATTCTCTACCCCAGCCTCGATCTGGTTGACGGTGGGATGGCTGCCCGCCCTGAGTTTCCCGGTTCGCGTTTCCAGCTTGGGCTTGAAGAGTATAATGAGGCAACCGGTGCGGTGCGGTTGAATATGGAAGCCCCTGGCACCAATTTGCTAGAGAATCGCCGCACGCTTTACGTCTTTTTAGCGGCAAATCTGGGCTTTACCGCACTCTTTTTCTGGATGTTGCAGATACGTTCACAGGTGCTAAACTTACAATGGGCAATTGCCCAGCGGAGGGCCTAA
- a CDS encoding heme exporter protein CcmB — translation MAESIDTEAQSSSYTMPQAGGTIATLRAAWAIFRKDIACELRTRYAINTLLLFAVSAATAVSLGVGFLGLRRTEEALLIQSALLWVAILFAALNGLSRSFVYEEETRTLTALRLAASPTAVFLGKFCFNLTLVLILDLVTSLLFIVLLRVQVGSPLAFSAMLATGGLALTSATTIIAAIIARASFKNALFAVLAFPLLVAPLIVAIQGTAQTLENVAFDVVLGPIRFLLAYVVVTFTASLMLFPFVWES, via the coding sequence ATGGCTGAGTCAATTGACACCGAGGCACAATCGTCCTCGTATACAATGCCCCAGGCTGGTGGCACAATCGCAACGCTCCGTGCGGCCTGGGCAATTTTTCGCAAAGACATTGCCTGTGAACTCAGGACACGCTACGCCATCAACACCCTTCTCCTCTTTGCGGTCAGTGCAGCAACTGCGGTCAGCCTCGGCGTAGGCTTTCTCGGTTTGCGCCGTACCGAAGAGGCACTCTTGATCCAATCGGCCCTGCTTTGGGTTGCCATTCTCTTTGCTGCCCTGAATGGACTTTCCCGCAGCTTTGTTTACGAAGAGGAGACACGAACCCTCACCGCATTACGTCTGGCAGCCTCGCCAACCGCGGTGTTTCTGGGCAAATTCTGCTTTAACCTGACGCTCGTGCTGATCCTCGATCTGGTAACCAGTCTGCTCTTTATCGTCTTGTTGCGCGTCCAGGTCGGTAGCCCACTTGCCTTCAGTGCAATGCTGGCGACCGGAGGATTGGCGTTAACCTCGGCAACCACCATCATTGCGGCCATTATTGCCCGCGCCAGCTTCAAAAATGCTCTCTTCGCGGTACTGGCGTTCCCGCTCCTCGTTGCACCCCTGATCGTTGCCATCCAGGGCACTGCGCAAACGCTTGAAAACGTCGCCTTTGATGTTGTCCTTGGCCCGATCCGCTTCCTGCTGGCCTACGTCGTGGTCACCTTTACCGCTTCACTGATGCTCTTTCCCTTTGTATGGGAGTCTTGA
- the ccmA gene encoding heme ABC exporter ATP-binding protein CcmA, with protein sequence MQLRVTQLSASYGIRTILRGISFELQRGEVLVVSGPNGSGKSTLLRILAGLQMPASGSVSYTVGDHQLDPRDMRHLIGWVAPDLSLYRELSGIENLRFFADVRGLAISDAELHDLLRRVGLGERGHDRLAAYSSGMTQRLRYAFALLHRPPVLLLDEPTVTLDERGTAFVEQIITDQRQRGLTVIATNDPRELRYADLLLKLY encoded by the coding sequence ATGCAACTACGTGTCACACAACTCAGCGCCAGCTACGGTATTCGCACCATCTTGCGCGGAATCAGCTTTGAACTCCAGCGCGGTGAAGTCCTGGTCGTCAGTGGGCCAAACGGAAGTGGTAAAAGCACGCTGTTGCGTATCCTGGCCGGTCTCCAGATGCCTGCAAGTGGAAGTGTGTCCTATACAGTCGGCGATCATCAGCTTGATCCTCGCGATATGCGCCACCTTATCGGTTGGGTTGCCCCCGACCTGTCACTTTACCGGGAACTGAGTGGGATCGAAAACTTGCGCTTCTTTGCCGATGTCCGTGGGTTAGCCATATCCGATGCTGAACTTCACGATCTGCTCAGGCGAGTGGGTCTGGGCGAGCGTGGTCATGATCGGTTGGCGGCCTACTCATCGGGTATGACGCAGCGGTTACGCTACGCTTTTGCCCTGCTTCATCGGCCACCGGTGCTCTTACTCGATGAACCAACCGTGACCCTTGACGAACGGGGCACAGCGTTTGTCGAACAGATTATTACCGACCAGCGCCAACGCGGGCTGACCGTCATTGCCACCAATGACCCACGTGAGTTGCGGTATGCCGACCTGCTGCTGAAGTTATATTAG